In Jejubacter calystegiae, the following are encoded in one genomic region:
- a CDS encoding class II fructose-bisphosphate aldolase, whose amino-acid sequence MLVTLREVLDDASAKGYAVGAFNVVDINMARGVILAAEQQRSPVILSQGQGQFRFTPPEIMGVALRYLAQEATVPVVIHLDHGKSLEVCQRAIAAGYSSIMFDGSVLSLDDNIHQTREAVALARQHGVSIEGEVGHVANAETGDEPEQAVAAPVLEECHLTTPEAARHFWRETGVDALAVAFGTGHGIYREAPRLEFDRLRAIRDAVDAPLVMHGGSGLCDEAYQEAIACGIRKLNYFTLLSQSLAELIKQQVNASDEPWYHEVPLLVVEETRQHVARLMTLFGSARRV is encoded by the coding sequence ATGTTAGTGACGTTGCGCGAAGTTCTGGATGATGCATCTGCGAAGGGATATGCGGTCGGGGCGTTTAATGTTGTCGATATCAATATGGCCAGGGGGGTGATTCTGGCGGCTGAGCAGCAGCGCTCGCCGGTGATCCTTAGCCAGGGACAGGGGCAGTTTCGGTTTACGCCGCCGGAGATTATGGGAGTAGCGCTACGGTATCTGGCGCAGGAGGCGACGGTGCCGGTGGTCATTCACCTCGATCACGGAAAATCGCTGGAGGTTTGCCAGCGCGCCATCGCGGCGGGCTACAGTTCCATTATGTTCGACGGCTCGGTGCTGTCCCTTGATGATAATATTCACCAGACTCGCGAAGCCGTTGCGCTGGCCCGCCAGCACGGCGTATCGATAGAGGGGGAGGTAGGCCATGTCGCTAATGCTGAGACCGGCGATGAGCCGGAACAGGCCGTGGCGGCACCGGTGCTTGAAGAGTGCCATCTGACTACGCCGGAGGCCGCGCGCCACTTCTGGCGTGAAACCGGGGTGGATGCCCTGGCGGTGGCGTTTGGCACCGGCCACGGCATCTATCGCGAAGCGCCGCGACTGGAGTTTGACCGGCTACGGGCGATTCGCGACGCCGTGGATGCGCCGCTGGTGATGCACGGCGGTTCGGGATTGTGCGATGAGGCGTATCAGGAAGCCATCGCCTGCGGTATCCGCAAACTGAACTACTTTACCCTGTTGTCGCAGTCGCTGGCGGAGCTGATAAAGCAGCAGGTCAATGCCAGCGATGAGCCCTGGTATCACGAGGTTCCGCTGCTGGTGGTGGAAGAGACGCGCCAGCACGTTGCGCGGCTGATGACCCTGTTTGGCTCCGCCCGGCGCGTGTAA
- a CDS encoding PfkB family carbohydrate kinase → MARILCLGNAVWDRYFEVESIPSQATKYFARGYFEEGGGVAATAAVAARRLEADVSLVSRLGKDNNGACIARELESWGVDTGYLRRFPGAASSHAVVHVDGAGERQITVFRDACLPTGSDWLRPEMLDGVDCLLCDTSWPEGALFLLQQARARGIPGVLDLDLGASRMNELVALGDYLAFSWPGLQQFTGEETPEKALRVAQKSTAAVVCVTRGEEGCYWLDNGELRHIPAFSVACVSTSGAGDVFHGALAVAIGEGQGVARALRFASAAAALKCTSRGGREGIPGREQLERFLQ, encoded by the coding sequence ATGGCCAGGATCCTTTGTCTGGGAAATGCCGTCTGGGATCGCTACTTCGAAGTGGAGAGTATCCCCAGTCAGGCCACGAAATATTTTGCACGCGGTTATTTTGAAGAAGGGGGGGGTGTAGCGGCGACGGCGGCCGTGGCGGCCCGACGCCTGGAGGCCGACGTCAGTCTGGTCAGTCGCCTGGGGAAGGATAACAACGGCGCCTGTATTGCGCGCGAGCTGGAATCATGGGGGGTCGATACCGGCTATCTCCGGCGCTTCCCGGGTGCAGCTTCCTCACATGCCGTCGTTCATGTCGACGGGGCGGGAGAGCGACAAATTACTGTCTTTCGGGATGCCTGCTTGCCGACCGGTAGCGACTGGCTGCGGCCGGAAATGCTGGACGGCGTTGACTGCCTGCTGTGCGACACGTCCTGGCCGGAAGGCGCCCTGTTTCTGCTGCAACAGGCCAGAGCGCGCGGTATTCCCGGTGTTCTCGATCTCGACCTTGGGGCATCGCGGATGAATGAGCTGGTTGCACTGGGCGACTATCTGGCCTTTTCGTGGCCGGGGTTGCAGCAGTTCACGGGGGAAGAGACGCCGGAAAAGGCGCTGCGCGTGGCCCAAAAGTCGACGGCGGCTGTGGTCTGCGTGACCCGCGGCGAAGAGGGCTGTTACTGGCTGGATAACGGCGAACTGCGCCATATTCCGGCATTTTCCGTTGCCTGCGTTAGCACCAGCGGCGCCGGTGACGTTTTTCATGGGGCGCTGGCGGTGGCCATCGGAGAAGGGCAAGGCGTGGCCCGGGCATTAAGGTTCGCCAGCGCGGCGGCGGCCCTGAAGTGCACTTCCCGGGGCGGGCGAGAAGGTATTCCAGGTAGAGAGCAGCTCGAGCGCTTTCTGCAATAA
- the chaB gene encoding putative cation transport regulator ChaB — protein MPYQTKSDLPDSVQNVLPAHAQEIYKEAFNSAWDQYKDPEDRRDDASREETAHRVAWAAVKNDYQKGDDDKWHKKK, from the coding sequence ATGCCATACCAGACCAAAAGCGACTTACCGGACAGCGTTCAGAACGTGCTGCCCGCACACGCGCAGGAGATCTACAAAGAGGCTTTTAACAGCGCCTGGGATCAGTACAAAGACCCGGAGGATCGTCGCGACGATGCCAGCCGGGAAGAGACGGCGCATCGCGTCGCCTGGGCTGCGGTCAAAAACGATTATCAAAAGGGCGATGATGATAAATGGCACAAGAAAAAGTAA
- a CDS encoding DeoR/GlpR family DNA-binding transcription regulator, with translation MQLQELTGNPRHDRLVTLVLERGYMNHDDLAKILEVSVQTVRRDIRKLSELGLISRHHGGAGRPSSVSNIAFKDREFSAMKEKVMIARSIASQIPDGCTLFITTGTSVEYVAKALEVRSHLRIITNSLRVANVLYQNSSFEVMVPGGTLRPANGGIVGPATLAFIENFRADYLITSVGAIEQDGSLMEFDVNEATITRAMMANARHIFLAADASKFRSAAAVKLGTINTRMTLFTDQPPPEAIEALLLQQQASAVIATADNE, from the coding sequence ATGCAGTTGCAGGAGCTCACGGGCAACCCCCGGCACGACAGACTGGTTACCCTGGTTCTTGAGCGGGGCTATATGAATCATGACGATCTGGCGAAGATTCTGGAGGTCTCGGTACAGACCGTGCGCCGGGACATCCGCAAACTGAGCGAACTGGGGCTTATCTCACGCCACCACGGCGGCGCAGGTCGCCCTTCCAGCGTCAGCAATATCGCCTTTAAAGATCGCGAATTTAGCGCGATGAAAGAGAAAGTGATGATAGCCAGGAGCATCGCCAGCCAGATTCCGGACGGCTGCACTCTGTTTATCACCACCGGCACCAGCGTGGAGTATGTCGCGAAAGCGCTGGAAGTACGCAGCCATCTGCGGATTATTACCAACAGCCTGCGGGTGGCGAATGTGCTGTATCAGAACAGCAGTTTTGAGGTCATGGTGCCAGGCGGCACGCTACGTCCGGCCAATGGCGGTATCGTTGGTCCCGCCACGCTCGCCTTTATTGAAAACTTCCGGGCGGATTATCTGATAACCAGCGTAGGGGCTATTGAACAGGATGGCAGTCTGATGGAGTTCGACGTTAACGAAGCCACCATTACCCGGGCGATGATGGCCAATGCCCGGCATATTTTCCTTGCCGCGGACGCCTCGAAATTTCGCAGCGCCGCAGCGGTTAAGCTTGGCACAATCAATACCCGCATGACGCTCTTTACCGACCAGCCTCCTCCGGAAGCCATTGAGGCACTGCTGTTACAGCAGCAGGCATCGGCCGTGATCGCCACAGCCGACAATGAGTAA